Genomic window (Drosophila ananassae strain 14024-0371.13 chromosome 3L, ASM1763931v2, whole genome shotgun sequence):
agatatttatttttctttatatcaCCAAGTGTTATTTTAAAGTTGGCGCACTGTCAATCGAATTGTTTGAAAATTATCGATATTAATTCGTGATATCGTTAGATCCCCTGATAAAAACCCAGTGTTGATAAACGGCTCATTGCAACCGCCTCTACAGCAGCTGATGataaagaaaattttgaaattgaattgaaaaattacaaaaaatgaCAAGTAACCGCCTTAGCTATACCTCGGGTATAATGTAATATAATCAACTTATTGGCAATGTGAATAATATGacttttttatttcagaattCCTCGATGACAACACTCCCCTGCCCGAGCTGAGTTTTGAAGATTTAATGGAACCCACGGCGGAAAAGGGCGGTCAGCACATGGACAACGATGCGAGGGGCTCCGATGACAATGTCGTCGAAGGAGAAGATGACTCCCTGAATACACCACAGTTTAAAAAAACAGTTCCGGAAAAACGGAACCACACTCCCGGAGTGACCGTTCTGAAATCGCATGCCATTAAAGTGGTCACAGCAGGTTCGGGTTCCACGGTTGCCAGTGGATCAGCAACCACCTCATTAAATCCAAACAAACCACAAATAACGGACGTAAAGATCCTGAACAAATTGAAGCCGATCGTCACTAGCAATACACTTAAAATAGGAAGCACTACTATAGCCTCGACATCATCCACTGCTGGCGGGACATCCAAAACTCTGAGCAGCATGACACAAATCAAGACACCCGACGGAAGGGTGCTCTTTGTCCAGAAGTCTATTCCCGGCACACCGTCTACATCCGCGAAAACATTGGTGACCGGCTCACCAACCGGTAGCATTCGGCGTATTGTGGCTCCGACTGGAATTCAGAAGGCAGTTCTCTCCAAAGGCGTGGCCGTGGCTGGCACGGGTTTGGTTAAGGCTGCAGTGCCGGGCCGCCTGTCGAACTCTGGCATTACCCTTAAGGGTATTACTTCAGTGGCTGGGGGCAGTGCAAAGCCATCGCCCTCATCCACCGCCTCTCCCTCAACGACGGGTCAGCCCGCCAAATTTCAGGTTGTCCGGACGGCCGATgggaaaatcataaaaatcaaTCAATCTGGTCCATCGGTGGTGCTGAATGCCAAGCCGCAGACGACAGTTGCGGCAGCTGCTCCATCTGTTAAGCCTACCACCACTGGCAATGTGGTGGTCAGTAAATCAGGAAGTCAAGTGGTGCTCAAGACGACACCTGCGCCCAAACAAGTGCTGACTGCCAGCCCGACTCCCACGACACCCAGCAAAATGGTGGTCCAGAGTGGAGGCAAACAAATTTTGGTGTCCAGCAAAAATATCATAAAGCTGTCACCGAAGTCACCGGGCACCAGCACAGCTTCCTCCGCAGGTAGTCCATCTGTGAGTGGTTTGCATGCCATTCAGTTGCCAGGAAAAGGTGGAGTACAGTATGTAAGGGTTCTGTCCAACAAGGGAGCCACAGCCGGAGCCACTGCAGCTACGACATCGAAGTCCACTCCTGGCGGGCAGAAGATCACCTTATTGCGATCACCGGCGGGAGCAGCTTCGACCTCTACCATATCGGCTTCTCCTGCTGCTACTTCGGTAGCTGGAAGCAAGGCAGGTCCTAGCCCGGCCAACAAGATTGTCGTGAAGTCCGCGGGAGGTAGTATTGTGCCATTGCCCTCCGTGCAGACATTCGTCTCCAAGGTGAGTAGATTTATTACCGATTTAATCGTAAATCTTCTAAATCTATGTATGCTTCTTGCAGCGTGCGCTGAGCGCCACTCCCAATGCAACCAAGGTGTCAACAACTGAGGTGAACcaggattccatccgaaagcACCGGCTCACAGATCTCAACACACAGTTAAAACATATCTCCACGGGCAGCGATGCCAACGATACCAGCGACACGGGTCCGGACGCCAAGAAACCACGCTACGTGATTACCATGCAGCAGGGCAAACCCCAGTTGCAGACTACCACGCCATCGGGTTCGAATCTCGTTGGACGCTCGCCCGATAAAGAGAGCCCCAGTGCAC
Coding sequences:
- the LOC6496535 gene encoding protein lin-54 homolog isoform X1 — translated: MTSNRLSYTSEFLDDNTPLPELSFEDLMEPTAEKGGQHMDNDARGSDDNVVEGEDDSLNTPQFKKTVPEKRNHTPGVTVLKSHAIKVVTAGSGSTVASGSATTSLNPNKPQITDVKILNKLKPIVTSNTLKIGSTTIASTSSTAGGTSKTLSSMTQIKTPDGRVLFVQKSIPGTPSTSAKTLVTGSPTGSIRRIVAPTGIQKAVLSKGVAVAGTGLVKAAVPGRLSNSGITLKGITSVAGGSAKPSPSSTASPSTTGQPAKFQVVRTADGKIIKINQSGPSVVLNAKPQTTVAAAAPSVKPTTTGNVVVSKSGSQVVLKTTPAPKQVLTASPTPTTPSKMVVQSGGKQILVSSKNIIKLSPKSPGTSTASSAGSPSVSGLHAIQLPGKGGVQYVRVLSNKGATAGATAATTSKSTPGGQKITLLRSPAGAASTSTISASPAATSVAGSKAGPSPANKIVVKSAGGSIVPLPSVQTFVSKRALSATPNATKVSTTEVNQDSIRKHRLTDLNTQLKHISTGSDANDTSDTGPDAKKPRYVITMQQGKPQLQTTTPSGSNLVGRSPDKESPSAPKKIYNVIKSAGGNGVKYMIRNPQTMTHAMRRGYTGYMDNKMRTSLAATKQRLNQANPQQKKQLQVQAQAKQRIRQQQLQNQQAKGQDSGSQGLPTQGSQYLKVLGPTKPLYDTLKPPATGTGAAIDALGGLGASRRKHCNCSKSQCLKLYCDCFANGEFCQNCTCKDCFNNLDYEVERERAIRSCLDRNPSAFKPKITAPNSGDMRLHNKGCNCKRSGCLKNYCECYEAKIPCTSICKCVGCRNMEDRPDVDMDSLDGVVGAQQSKAKGAKDKKKIENRSNLYLTNDVIEATIMCMISRIVMHEKHSLPIEDTEREVMEELGESLNQIILYAKGKHDTSQLDDSKATAEA
- the LOC6496535 gene encoding protein lin-54 homolog isoform X2; the protein is MDTADSNLEFLDDNTPLPELSFEDLMEPTAEKGGQHMDNDARGSDDNVVEGEDDSLNTPQFKKTVPEKRNHTPGVTVLKSHAIKVVTAGSGSTVASGSATTSLNPNKPQITDVKILNKLKPIVTSNTLKIGSTTIASTSSTAGGTSKTLSSMTQIKTPDGRVLFVQKSIPGTPSTSAKTLVTGSPTGSIRRIVAPTGIQKAVLSKGVAVAGTGLVKAAVPGRLSNSGITLKGITSVAGGSAKPSPSSTASPSTTGQPAKFQVVRTADGKIIKINQSGPSVVLNAKPQTTVAAAAPSVKPTTTGNVVVSKSGSQVVLKTTPAPKQVLTASPTPTTPSKMVVQSGGKQILVSSKNIIKLSPKSPGTSTASSAGSPSVSGLHAIQLPGKGGVQYVRVLSNKGATAGATAATTSKSTPGGQKITLLRSPAGAASTSTISASPAATSVAGSKAGPSPANKIVVKSAGGSIVPLPSVQTFVSKRALSATPNATKVSTTEVNQDSIRKHRLTDLNTQLKHISTGSDANDTSDTGPDAKKPRYVITMQQGKPQLQTTTPSGSNLVGRSPDKESPSAPKKIYNVIKSAGGNGVKYMIRNPQTMTHAMRRGYTGYMDNKMRTSLAATKQRLNQANPQQKKQLQVQAQAKQRIRQQQLQNQQAKGQDSGSQGLPTQGSQYLKVLGPTKPLYDTLKPPATGTGAAIDALGGLGASRRKHCNCSKSQCLKLYCDCFANGEFCQNCTCKDCFNNLDYEVERERAIRSCLDRNPSAFKPKITAPNSGDMRLHNKGCNCKRSGCLKNYCECYEAKIPCTSICKCVGCRNMEDRPDVDMDSLDGVVGAQQSKAKGAKDKKKIENRSNLYLTNDVIEATIMCMISRIVMHEKHSLPIEDTEREVMEELGESLNQIILYAKGKHDTSQLDDSKATAEA